The following is a genomic window from Neurospora crassa OR74A linkage group III, whole genome shotgun sequence.
cctcgcgCTATCCCCTCCGCGCGCGTGGCCTCTCCGCCGCCTTCTCCAAGCTTTCTGCCtgcccctccctccccaccgTCCAGACCCTCCGCCGTCTGCTGACAACAGAGGAGATTGTTTGCCTCATGAACGTGCTTCGCAACGAGATGATCAAAGACGGCTGGACCACCAGCTACGTGGCCGACGAGTTGCCCGAAGAAGAGCAGGAAGCGCCGCCCGATGGCTCCATCAAGCTCATTGCCGATTTGTTGAGCAGGTGCATCGACGCCGTTGGCCTAGGCGGCTGGATGGGCTTCGATGCTGTCTTGGCCTCGTGGGGCAGCCAGCAAGACGCCGCCGAGTTCTTCAACTACTTCCAGAATGAGGTCAGCGTGGCGCTGGAGGGCCTCAATGAAACTGTCAGGCTCCAGGGCATGATTGGCGAAGCTACCAACTACGCCAAGAGGGCGAACACGTTGCTTAGTGCTGCTGCTAAGCCCAAGGCCTCTTCAGACGGCGAAGGTACCGCAGTCGTGCAGCTGTCGGCGGGTCCTCTCCCGCTGGGCCTCAAGACGGAGGAAAAGATTGGTTTGGAGAGAGtgcgtggtggtggagaaaTTGTGCAGAGGAGCATGAGGCAGATCGGTATGTTTGTgagcaagaagaggagagggtaTGAGGTGCACAGGATTTCGGAGGAGGGCTTGCTGAGCAAGGGGAGTGGACGGCCTAGTTTGGTTGTTCAGGAGGCACTTTGAGTATGGGGACAAGAAGCGTTGAAAAGTAGGGGTATACAATAGATGCTGCTTGTGATAGATAATaggatggatgggttgttTGTGAAAGAAAGAGCGTGTGTACCAGATCTGGATGTGGTGAGCACGAGACTGGGTAGGTTTCTGAGTGTCACTTGTAGAACAGAACCAAAACAAGGGAGGAATGTCAAGAGCAACATGGAAGGGAAAGTCATTGCGATACCCgatggaaagggaagaagtaTAGATATCAGATACCGTACTACAGTAACAACTGGAATGGGCTTTTATTCAATCGGCCAAACCCCTCTCGAACCACGACCGTGACCGTGAATTCGAAGACACCATTGCCCTAGCCCCCTCCCTCTTTAATGCCTCCTTTCACAAGCCCTCAAAGACTTGAACCTGTTGACCGAAAGCCTTTCTCTCTCCCATCACGGTGTGAAAAGAGCAGGAGGTCGGGATTGGTGATTCACCGGAGCAGCGAAGGTGCCATGGGCCTATTTTGTCCAAACCCACAGAGCCAGCATGAAAACTTCGCACGGGTAGTCTGTCTAACTCTTACTGTGTGTAACAACCACGAAAATGCCCGCAAAGATAGAACATTTCGCATTTCGCACTCTCTTATCcaccccttttctttcttttttttttcttccctccgGGTCAGGTAACGAGACCATTCACACGAAAAGTACCAGGACCTACGCCACCTCACTTACCTACCCACCCGGGGCTCTACCTAGAAGTACCCTGTCCGGGCCTCCTACAAACTGCCAACGGTTGAATAAGGTAACATTGTCTCCGGACTCCGGTGCCGTCAGTAGAAGTAAGTACACGTGGTGTAGGGTGCAAGCCGGAGGTATGTGGAGTACTATGGAGTAAAATATGTAATCCACCGGACCCGGGACCGGCACGGAGATCACGGGGACCATGGGCGAGTACATCGATCTCCCCTTTGCCGCTGGCAACTCCCGTCGCCTACACAAAACAGGATCAAGAAGGCCAGTCGCCCACTTGAGTAATCTGCCTCTGGAAATTCGGGTACTGTACCTCGCTACcctagctacctctaccctacACTATACCGATGAAGTGGTCGCTAACACGAATATTCAGCTGCCCAAAAGCGACCCGTCTACTTACAATCAGAAAAGGCATCCAAACGGGTGTCAAATTATCTCCATGTGATTGGTATCGGAGATTTCTTGGAAACGATAATTCTTTTCACTGGCTTTTTTGGGCGGTGTTATTATGGATGTAGGATCCTTGTCGTCCAAGGACATGGAGCAAATTAGCCACGCGTGCTAGTGTTGAGCTGAACAGCCGCAAATCAATAGTGCGTGCTTCCCGTTCCAATAGTGGCGACGTCCTGGGAAATTGTAGATGTTCTAGGCCAGAACGTTCACGGTGGGTTTCCTTCTTAACTTGTCATCTACATATACCAATGGAGGTTCGCGCAAGTTCATTGTGTGTTGTGACTACCTGCCCTCACTCCTACCAGACCTCAGTCgctccttacctacctatatttCTCGCCCATTATCTGTCATTCCAGTCGTTACCTACATTCGTCTATTGTAAGAATGAAGTTCGCTGGGCATCATGGAGTGTTGCCCGTCTTGGTTGGGGTTGCGGCGGCATCAAGATGTAaacctcatcctccttcgTCTTCTACCTTGATCACCACCCCGACTATCAGCTCAGTTCCGGTCAGCTCGGTTCCGGTCAGCTCGGTTCCGGTCAGCTCGGTTCCGGTCAGCTCTGTCTTGATCAGCTCAGCTCCGGCCAGCTCTGTCCTGTCCAGCTCATCGATTCTCTCCAGCTCGATCCCCTCCAGCTCGTTGGCTGCTACGTGCGGCGGCGCTCAGTGTCTTGCCGCCATCACCGCAGTCTCTAGTATTGGCGATGCCTTTTGCTCATCATGGCTATCCTGGACTCCTGCCACCACCGTCGTCACCGAAGTAGAAACGGTCACTTCGACCCACACCAACTTGGAGACCGTAACGGCTGTGGTTACCTTGACGACGGCAACAGTCACCGAGTAAGTCCCGACTCTTGTATTTTGTGACCCTATTCTTTGCGCACGTGCACTCCTCTCTCTGATTACCTGTAACTGACTTTAATCAAGAACCGCTGGCACGACCACCCTGTTCCAAAAGCGCCGCCAGCTGCCCTCCGCCGATCCAGCCGAGTCCATCTTCTCCGAATGCGATTCCGCCTCGGCGAGTGTTAGCAGCGCCTGCAGCTGCCATCTCGCTGGGTCTACTACCTCGACCGTGACTGTCACCGAAACAACCACCTCGACTGAGATTCCCGAGTACACTGTGCGTGCCACCTCCCGTCTCTCTCCTCTTACATGAATCCACACAGCGTGCATACTAACATAATATGCAAGGGCACCCTGACCACGACCGAAACCACCAACGTGATCCAAACCGTCTCTGCCGAAGCCACCCGCGTCGTCCCCGCGCAGCCCATCCTCAACTCGGGCCTCGAGTCCTACCTTACAACCGGGAACATCTCACCCTGGACCGACACCGTGTCCACCACGGGCGGCACGTTGCAGATCATCAACGGCGTGAACCCATGCGTGAGCGCCGGCGACTGCGCCGGCGGGCAGGTCGTCATCCGCGTCTACCCCCCGACGATTGGCGGCTACACGGCCATTCGGCAGACATTCCTCGCCCGTCCCAACACGTCCTACAATCTCAGCTTCATGTACCGCTGCCTCAACTACAACAACGTTGCCTACATGAGCGTCTGGTACGCCGGCCAGCTTGTGCCCAACGGCAATGTGCAGTGCAATACCCCCGGCTCGGCGTTCGCACGTCCCAGAGTGGGCCCATTTACGACGGATGAGACGGGCGTGGGAGAGATCGAGGTCAGGTTCCATAACCCCGGTGGGTTGCTTTACTTGTACATGTACGCGGATGCGTTTGAGGCGACCGTGgctgtgtagaggtaggtggtgaAGTTGCAGGGGTTCGGGTCTGGTGTAAATAAATGTCcattacctagaggtagtgtcTATACACTGGAGGTTTGTGCTCTTTGGAGGTAAATGTGAGAAACTTGAAGTGGTGTATTCTTCTCCTGTATAGATGTAGTTGGGGGATTATACCCCGGCTAGACTAGTGTAGACGTGGTGTTAGTAATTTAGTGTAGACACAAGGGCAACCTTTGTATACCTCTACAATTTCAACAGAAGCTGACCAACGGAAACAAATGGCATGGTCGAGGACACCAGAACAGATGTTGTGTAGGAGCGCACTCAGATGCAGATCTTGAGGCAGGTACGAGCTTATTCTGGACGTAGGACGATTTCAGAAATATATTGACGTCTTTGACCCTCAAAAACACGGCCTGAGGGAGAGCAGGGTGGTGATAGAGCTCTCAATATGACTTGCGAAGAAGTTGTACGTTTACAACAGAAGCAGAGTCAGAGTGTCCTTGTAGCATTCGACATTGAAGGATCGGGGAAAAAAGACCATCGATGTTCTGTGTAACATCTCATTGGTCAGCCCTAGTTGTGGACCCACAGACAGCGCCCTCAGTGTCTCTCTATCGAATCCGATGGACGGCAAGATCAAGCTCACATGCTGGACATCAGATGAGCCTGATGAGGCAGAGGAGGACGGGAAGAGCTAGGCTGCCCGCTgagaaaagaggagagtCATTGGATTCGGAAGAGGAACTGGACCCAGAGGTTAGTGATCATCGGGCCAGAGCTGCAACACATCAAGACTATGCGCATGAAATGATGAGTGAAAGAGTCCATAGGTAAAAAGTGGTAAAGGAGAAAAGCATACCTATTGGCAAACGCGAGTTAAtcaaaaaagacaaaaagaacatacaacacctgggattcgctggtcgtcaccgacccaactactagtcaggccctcactggcttatctatgggagagcggacgggatcccgagttttccagtgggtatggtcgtatgtgatATAGAAGGTTGTAAGTTGCGTTCATATTGGAGGTCTGAGAGGAGCAACAAGGAGATGATGCTCTGTTGGTCGGGGGAATGTCGTCCGATTTCCATAGGGAGACCTTCAGTTCCACTGTTAATCGCATGCCTACAGCAAGTACCTAGGTCCGATCGATGGATAGTCAAGCTATGGTAATTCAGTTTCGTCTCAACTGCACTTGTAGGGCAATTCACCTCTTCTAGTACTCTTGAATGTTCAATCATTTCAACCTCTACACTTGGCAGAATACTTGTACCTAGATCAGGCGCATTTCATTGACACGATTGTCACTGACCATGTTGCGTCGGCAAAAGAAATACCCCTAACACGGCGCACCAACGATTGCTAAGCATTGTTGATATCAAGTGCCAGCGCAAAAGGGTATCAATCGATCTGATAATGTCAGGAAAATCCAAGGTCACaccccaaaaaaaagaaaaaaaaagtgttgGGGATTTTTCCTTGcagcgaagaaggaagttggGTTGGGAGAGTTGCAGCCAGTGGCACTTTGGCTGACCCCACTTGGCATTGTTGTCGTGCTAGCTTCGCAACTGTGGTTCGTTTCAGGGTTGCATGTGAAATCGTCCGTCTTCGGAAGCTcgttgatttttttttttttttttttctttttggtttAAAGGTTGCCGGTCCACGCGGTGAACATAGACTAGGGTACATAAAGCGAATGTCTCACAATCAAGCCACAAAGCGGGCTTTGATACCTATGTACACATGGAAGGTCGGTCTGAAGACCGAGTGCCCTGGAATGGCAGTGGAAGTGTTCCGTGGTTTGATCTGCTTCCACTTGCGAAGTGGACCTAAGCGAGCCGGTGGATCCTAGGTCTTGCTCCAGATACCTACCCCcgtctgcctgcctgcctgcccctgcccctcGAGTTGCCTGCCCgctgcccccccccccccccccccccccccaaagtCGATGCGGATCTGGCCGATGAAGAATGTCAAATTGCAAGCAGACACGACGCTAAGACCCTTTGTGCATGGACTAGGCAGGGGCTGCCATTTCCCATTGGTGCGAATTTGGGCGGTGAAAAGTCTGGGGcaggcaagggcaaggccaCCAAATTTGGAAACCGagtttttcttgttttggGAATTGATGGTCGCCCGACTCGAGAGGGTTTGAGACAACTTGTGAGCCGAAGCTGACGGCTCAACGGTGCTGCAGAATATCCGGGGAAGAGCTGAAAGATGGATATGTACTTAGGAGTGTAGCGTACATGTAAAGTCCAAACGGAATTGGAGCtcgaggagaaagaaggggaaaggaaTGCTTCTATGGAAGAAAGGTACAAAGTCCCAGCGAAGAAGAACTGCTCACCGCGCCATGGTTCGTTCGCTGGCATCCTCCaggaaaaaaatagaaaagccAAACCGACTTTCAAAAAGGCCGATCTGCAGAACCCCTATCAGATTAGGCGCAAAGAGGATGAGCAACCCAAGGAAAAGTCTGGCCACTCCATTGGTTCCCCGCCAGTTGTCAACCCTTCACTTCACCTCTCGCCTCGCAACCGACATGGATCTTGTGCTTTCAATCCTCAATCCTCACCGCAGTGTGAAGTCCGTCCTTCTACTTGTACACTACCGGTGAACCACTATCAGACCAACAGATCTAAAATCACAAGCATTTCGTTTCCCCCTTCGTCTCCTATTGGTATCTTCgtctccctttttttcttgtttttgcCATACCCATTGGTCTCCTCCCCAGTCGAACTTCAAACCGCTCACCCCTCTCCTCGTTCCAGCCCGTCCTCTCCCGAATCTGGATCCTCCTGCCCGAACCCGCTCGTTTCGCTTTCGCTGGTGACGGTTGGTCAGTGTCAAAGATAAACCGCGCTAAGCATTTTCGCCTTGTGGATACCGTCTCCCAAACTGTCCCTGGGCCTGGGGGGCCCCTGAGGAGCCACCTATGTTACCCCCCCTTGCGAGTGAGGGGAAGGTCAAGCCAAGGACCCCAGGTATGGAGACCAAGAGATAAAAGAATAAAGcaaaaaaataattagaaaaatcaaaagtaaagaaggaagagagggcAATAAACACTCCAACGAATGCGCACATGggacaaaaaaaagggagacGGGCAAAAAAAGGAGCGCCGAACGATATCGGGGCCGTGCAGGGTTGAAGACGGtacaaaaaaagagagaagaaaggagCTAGCGCAATGCCTGTTGTCTGGACAAGGTCCAGTACACACTAGGGGACGCAGCTTGCTTGCTGATTAGATAGACTAGCTCACGCAGATAGAAGGAGACCCcataactttttttttcccatcccatcccgtcCACCACCCTTTTggccgtcccgtcccgtccccgactccctcttccttttttttcttttctttcttttctcccgAGCCTCTTCGTTTTCCTCCCATCAccaatttctttttctgaaAGAGGTGTGTCGAGTGTGAGTTGAACCTCAGGTCTTCTTccacactacctctaccctcctcttcctacCCTCTTTCTTCACTTCTTGGATATCCTCAAGAAATATCACCACACCCAACAAACATGACGGTCACCACCCGCAGCCACAAGGCCGCGGCCGCCACCGAGCCCGAGGTTGTCAGCACCGGCGTTGACGCcgtctctgctgctgctccctcctcctcctcctcctcttccagccAAAAGTCGGCCGAGCCCATCGAATACCCCGACATCAAGACCATCCGCGACGCCATCCCCGACCACTGCTTCCGCCCGCGCGTCTGGATCTCCATGGCCTACTTCATCCGCGACTTCGCCATGGCCTTTGGCCTCGGCTACCTCGCCTGGCAGTACATCCCCCTGATCGCCTCCACCCCGCTCCGCTACGGCGCCTGGGCTCTGTACGGCTACCTCCAGGGTCTCGTCTGCACGGGCATCTGGATTCTGGCGCACGAGTGCGGCCACGGCGCCTTCTCGAGGCACACGTGGTTCAACAACGTCATGGGGTGGATTGGccactccttcctcttgGTCCCTTACTTCAGCTGGAAGTTCAGCCACCATCGCCACCATCGCTTCACCGGCCACATGGAGAAGGACATGGCGTTTGTGCCTGCCACCGAGGCTGATCGCAACCAGAGGAAGCTGGCCAACTTGTACATGGACAAGGAGACGGCCGAGATGTTTGAGGATGTGCCCATTGTCCAGCTCGTCAAGCTCATCGCCCACCAGCTGGCCGGCTGGCAGATGTACCTCCTCTTCAACGTCTCCGCCGGTAAGGGCAGCAAGCAGTGGGAGACTGGCAAGGGCGGCATGGGCTGGTTGAGGGTTAGCCACTTTGAGCCTTCCTCTGCTGTGTTCCGCAACTCCGAGGCCATCTACATTGCCCTGTCCGATCTTGGTCTCATGATCATGGGCTATATCCTCTACCAGGCCGCGCAGGTTGTTGGCTGGCAGATGGTAGGTCTGCTGTACTTCCAGCAGTACTTCTGGGTTCACCATTGGTTGGGTAAGTTGTCTCTCGCCCATTTCGCCTCTGTCTGGTGGTTCTTGTGATCTTTGTGGAATTAGCGCACTAACTCTCGCTCCCTCTCAAAACAGTCGCCATCACTTACCTCCACCACACCCACGAGGAAGTCCACCACTTTGACGCCGACTCGTGGACCTTCGTCAAGGGCGCTCTCGCCACCGTCGACCGCGATTTTGGCTTCATTGGCAAGCACCTCTTCCACAACATTATCGACCACCACGTCGTCCACCACTTGTTCCCGTAAGTCTTCAGATCAGATATCCCTGCTATTTTCTCATTTAAAACCATCCCCTCAATGTCCCTCGCTAACGCCCCAAATCCTGCACAGTCGCATCCCCTTCTACTACGCCGAAGAAGCCACCAACTCGATCCGCCCCATGCTCGGCCCCCTCTACCACCGCGACGACCGCTCCTTCATGGGCCAGCTGTGGTACAACTTCACCCACTGCAAGTGGGTCGTTCCGGACCCCCAGGTCCCCGGCGCGCTTATTTGGGCGCACACCGTTCAGAGCACCCAGTAAGCAGTTCTTTTCTGCTTCCTGGGGCACTCTGAGgaggctacctacctacctaggtactcgAGTGCTGGCTGCTGCCCTGGTTTAGTGCTACCTACTTCGGTAGCTCTAACCGGTACCAGAAGAACGATGTTGGAAAAAAGGAGGGAGAAAGactggaagaaaaggaaaacaaaGAAATCTCAACTCTTCTTCATGATTGATGGATCTGTGCCACGTTCTGATTGGTTCGGTCGGTCAAAAGGCGTACATAACGGTCACCATTGAAAGGTCTGGATAACTCGGTACCTGGAATTTCACATCAAACAAGTGATagacgagagagagagtcTGGTAGAATAGAGGTATGGTAGATCTGGAAGCTATTAGACTTACTAGAGCTATAGATAGACAAAGAGGATAGAGCGAGGGTATGtgtgtgtagaggtagagatgCATCATAGAAGGGAGGGCATGCATGCATGATTGAAGAACCAAAAGAATGATACCCACCATAAACATCCAGAGCTTACCTATTGAGGTGTTTCCCTGTGTGTCCTGCGAGAAATGATCTGATTCGCCCGAAGATGAACAGCCCCAGAAGCTGCGCTCGAAAAGTTGGAAGCTCGAAAAGTTGGAAGCTGGTTGAGATCACCTGCGGCTAGCCAATCTTATCAAAATATGTTCAACATGTCTCGCTCAGCGAAAGAAGGGTACGAAAATAGTCTACTCACCTCATCTTTGACAAAATTTGGAAACATCTCCTATCACCacccaacagcagcagtgcCCGGAACCGCACCACATAAACAAAGAACCAAACATCAAAGTCGTATTTTCAtctacttactacctactttccCACTACCAATCAAAGTTGCCATGTTCATCGATATCTATGCATCATGTTCGCaatcctccctcctcccatcAGTGCGAACGATCGTCCTGTCAATTTTCCCCCCAACCGACAGGACAGTCTGATCAACACCGAACCCTTTTGTactttgcttgcttgctagTTACCGTAAGAAAGTGGAACTTGCAATCTAGGTTTCCAAAGAATAACTCAACACATTCTCGAACCATTCGATCCCGATCCGATCTGGTGCTGTTCCAAGTCAACCATAAGGGTAAAAaagaccttttttttttcccgttTTTCTCCACATGgcctttttttgtttttcgtcattttttttttttttttttttttttttttttcccattcTGTCCTTCCTCTTG
Proteins encoded in this region:
- a CDS encoding bifunctional D12/D15 fatty acid desaturase, with translation MTVTTRSHKAAAATEPEVVSTGVDAVSAAAPSSSSSSSSQKSAEPIEYPDIKTIRDAIPDHCFRPRVWISMAYFIRDFAMAFGLGYLAWQYIPLIASTPLRYGAWALYGYLQGLVCTGIWILAHECGHGAFSRHTWFNNVMGWIGHSFLLVPYFSWKFSHHRHHRFTGHMEKDMAFVPATEADRNQRKLANLYMDKETAEMFEDVPIVQLVKLIAHQLAGWQMYLLFNVSAGKGSKQWETGKGGMGWLRVSHFEPSSAVFRNSEAIYIALSDLGLMIMGYILYQAAQVVGWQMVGLLYFQQYFWVHHWLVAITYLHHTHEEVHHFDADSWTFVKGALATVDRDFGFIGKHLFHNIIDHHVVHHLFPRIPFYYAEEATNSIRPMLGPLYHRDDRSFMGQLWYNFTHCKWVVPDPQVPGALIWAHTVQSTQ